One Rhodothermus bifroesti DNA window includes the following coding sequences:
- the prmC gene encoding peptide chain release factor N(5)-glutamine methyltransferase — protein sequence MPTMSVATVTRQEILQQAIRQLEAAGVPDARRNAEWLLCEVLSCSRAQLYAYPDEPVGAAQQAQLAALLARRLRREPLQYVLGYVEFLGLRLEVGPGVLIPRPETEWLTARLLEILPTRKPLRLLDVGTGSGCIALAIKHHQPAMQVYACDISTDALAIAQRNAERLGLDVVWLQADVLAADFPAQVPGPFDVIVSNPPYLALDEAETLPPEVRDYEPPVALYAGADPLRFYRALAHHGQQLLVPGGQLVCEVHAYHAGEVIHVLATKGYSNVTLEHDLAGLPRMVRAVLPKPDARCVQIDLC from the coding sequence ATGCCGACAATGAGCGTAGCAACGGTTACGCGACAGGAAATTTTGCAGCAGGCAATCCGGCAGCTGGAAGCGGCAGGAGTGCCCGATGCCCGTCGCAATGCCGAGTGGCTGCTCTGCGAGGTGCTGAGCTGCTCGCGCGCGCAGCTTTACGCCTATCCGGACGAGCCGGTAGGTGCAGCGCAGCAGGCCCAGCTTGCCGCGTTACTGGCTCGTCGGCTGCGCCGTGAACCGCTGCAATACGTGCTGGGATATGTAGAGTTCCTGGGCCTTCGGCTTGAGGTTGGACCTGGGGTGCTTATCCCACGCCCAGAGACCGAGTGGCTCACGGCGCGTCTTTTGGAAATCCTGCCTACACGTAAGCCTTTGCGTCTACTCGACGTGGGCACTGGAAGCGGCTGCATTGCATTAGCGATCAAACACCACCAGCCTGCAATGCAGGTATATGCCTGCGACATCAGTACCGACGCCTTAGCCATTGCCCAGCGTAATGCCGAGCGCCTTGGGCTTGACGTGGTCTGGCTGCAGGCCGACGTTTTGGCTGCGGATTTCCCAGCGCAGGTTCCTGGGCCCTTTGATGTGATCGTGTCCAACCCTCCTTATTTGGCCCTAGATGAAGCTGAAACGCTTCCTCCTGAAGTGCGTGATTACGAGCCGCCTGTGGCGCTTTATGCTGGTGCTGATCCACTTCGCTTTTACCGAGCGCTGGCGCATCATGGGCAGCAGCTCTTGGTTCCCGGTGGGCAACTGGTTTGCGAGGTGCATGCCTACCATGCTGGTGAAGTGATCCATGTATTGGCTACTAAAGGCTATAGCAATGTAACGCTGGAGCACGACCTGGCAGGTCTGCCCCGAATGGTCCGGGCTGTACTCCCAAAACCCGATGCAAGATGCGTGCAGATAGACTTGTGCTAG
- a CDS encoding ABC transporter ATP-binding protein, protein MRADRLVLEASGLCKAYREGEKAHLVLQDVSLSLREGELALLLGRSGAGKSTLLNVLSGLDRPDAGVVRVGQITLTALSEQERTRFRRQHLGFIFQAYNLIPTLTVEENVRLPLELLGRTDAAAQQRVQLLLREVGLAERARSFPDRLSGGEQQRVAIARALVHNPMLIFADEPTGNLDDQTAKQVMALLVRLVRQERRTLLVATHDQAFLPLADRIWELREGRLIELMPERLHIFRP, encoded by the coding sequence ATGCGTGCAGATAGACTTGTGCTAGAGGCTTCGGGGTTATGCAAAGCCTATAGGGAAGGAGAAAAAGCGCACTTGGTATTGCAAGACGTGTCGCTTTCGCTCCGAGAGGGGGAACTGGCACTGCTGCTGGGCCGAAGTGGAGCGGGTAAAAGTACGTTACTCAACGTGCTGAGTGGTTTGGATCGGCCAGATGCTGGAGTCGTGCGTGTTGGGCAGATTACGCTTACGGCGCTGTCCGAACAAGAGCGAACGCGCTTTCGACGCCAGCATCTAGGGTTTATCTTTCAGGCATACAATCTTATTCCTACGCTGACCGTCGAGGAAAACGTGCGTCTACCGCTGGAATTGCTTGGACGCACGGATGCAGCTGCGCAGCAGCGCGTGCAGCTGTTACTTAGGGAGGTAGGACTGGCCGAGCGTGCCCGAAGCTTTCCAGATCGCCTCTCTGGTGGGGAGCAGCAGCGGGTGGCTATTGCCCGAGCGCTGGTGCACAACCCGATGTTGATTTTTGCGGACGAGCCTACAGGGAATCTAGATGACCAGACGGCCAAACAGGTGATGGCCTTGCTGGTTCGATTGGTGCGGCAAGAGCGGCGCACGCTGCTCGTGGCCACGCACGACCAAGCCTTTTTGCCGCTAGCTGACCGCATTTGGGAACTGCGTGAAGGCCGCCTGATCGAGCTGATGCCAGAACGCCTGCACATCTTCCGTCCTTAG
- a CDS encoding ABC transporter permease yields MSRLLRRAGRRYLERHPWLFALSVVGVMLGVALVVAVDLARNSAQRAFHQSVDAVTGKATHQIVAPTGVADTLYRWLRCEVGLRQIAPVVERYVQLGDRVLQLLGIDPLAEAPFRPYIHPGSGLDLAAFLTQRHAAVLARTTAEALALSVGDTFSVQIDGQRRLLRLTGLLEPVEARTVEALASLILVDVSTAQEQFGMPGRLSRIDVILSPSEAARLRALLPSGTELLTVRMRTETAAQMTRAFSLNLQAMSLLALMVAMFMIYNTMTFAVLKRRVFMGRLRALGVTRGEILREVLFEAAWIGGIGTLLGLLVGYVLAQGLVRLVTQTINDLYYVLVVRRVVLEGWTLAKGMVLGLGASLLAALAPAHEAARVSPQLALLAMPEAALRPIKILRLVGLGLLLGVGSVGVLLISSRSLVLGYLGLLAFIGAMVLEAPVVLTMVAGGVRFALGRLLGVTGRMAARALVTYRQRTAVAVAALSVALSATIGVEVMVQSFRATLVGWLNYTLQADVYVQPPSPVARRPEATIDPEVVRRIRQMPGVADVYAIRRLAVMTEHGEAELGAFEVSPVTPRTFRFKEGNPSAIWAQFGQAPHVIVSEPFSYRFGVHAGDTLQLLTPRGWQPFAVVGVFYDYGSDVGVVLMERSVYRKYFDDAAVTGLALYAAPGVSVDTLVVQLAQATADRQVLLIRANRALRAASLEVFDRTFQVTTVLRLVTILVAFIGIVAALMAIALERGRELAVLRALGLMPQELRRHVVLHTALIGVSAGLLALPLGIGLAAGLIYVINWRSFGWTLQLLVPVEVLLEALALALGAALLAGIYPAWKMARLQPAEALRYA; encoded by the coding sequence ATGAGCCGCTTGCTTCGGCGTGCTGGACGACGTTACCTAGAGCGGCACCCCTGGCTGTTTGCCCTTTCAGTTGTGGGAGTTATGCTGGGTGTGGCTTTAGTGGTGGCGGTCGATTTGGCCAGGAACAGTGCCCAGCGCGCTTTTCACCAGTCTGTAGATGCGGTCACAGGTAAAGCAACGCATCAGATTGTAGCTCCAACCGGTGTGGCCGATACGCTCTATCGCTGGTTGCGTTGTGAGGTAGGGCTGCGGCAGATTGCACCGGTTGTGGAACGCTACGTGCAGCTAGGCGATCGCGTATTGCAGCTGCTGGGTATTGATCCCCTAGCAGAGGCCCCTTTCCGGCCATACATTCACCCTGGAAGTGGGCTTGATTTGGCTGCATTCCTAACCCAGCGCCACGCGGCCGTGCTGGCCCGCACAACGGCCGAGGCGCTTGCCCTCAGCGTAGGGGACACCTTTTCCGTACAGATCGACGGCCAGCGTCGCCTGCTGCGCCTAACAGGGCTACTGGAGCCGGTTGAGGCACGCACAGTCGAAGCGCTTGCTTCGCTGATTCTGGTTGACGTCAGCACGGCTCAAGAGCAATTCGGAATGCCTGGGCGCCTAAGTCGCATCGACGTAATCCTGTCGCCTTCCGAAGCTGCGCGTCTTCGGGCGCTTTTACCTTCAGGCACCGAGCTCCTCACGGTTCGCATGCGCACCGAGACGGCCGCCCAAATGACGCGCGCTTTTAGCCTCAACCTACAGGCCATGAGTTTGCTGGCGCTTATGGTGGCCATGTTTATGATCTACAACACGATGACGTTTGCGGTGCTCAAGCGGCGCGTTTTCATGGGACGCTTGCGGGCATTGGGCGTTACGCGTGGTGAAATCTTACGTGAGGTGCTCTTTGAGGCCGCGTGGATTGGGGGAATAGGAACGCTGCTAGGCTTGCTTGTGGGCTACGTGTTGGCTCAGGGTTTGGTCCGGCTCGTAACGCAAACGATCAACGACCTGTACTACGTTCTTGTTGTGCGTCGCGTAGTGCTTGAAGGCTGGACGTTGGCTAAGGGTATGGTTTTGGGTTTAGGAGCTAGCTTACTGGCCGCGCTAGCGCCAGCACATGAAGCTGCTCGCGTTTCCCCCCAGCTGGCCTTATTGGCCATGCCTGAAGCGGCTTTGCGCCCGATAAAAATATTGCGGTTAGTAGGGCTAGGACTGTTGTTAGGGGTGGGTAGCGTGGGGGTGCTGCTCATCTCCAGCCGAAGCCTGGTATTGGGATACCTAGGTTTGTTGGCTTTTATTGGGGCTATGGTGCTCGAGGCCCCTGTAGTCCTTACCATGGTGGCTGGGGGTGTGCGTTTTGCATTAGGACGTCTGCTGGGTGTGACCGGCCGCATGGCTGCGCGGGCGCTTGTGACCTATAGGCAGCGTACGGCTGTAGCCGTTGCTGCGCTATCGGTGGCGCTTTCAGCTACGATTGGGGTAGAGGTGATGGTGCAAAGCTTCCGAGCAACCCTTGTAGGGTGGCTGAACTATACCCTCCAGGCCGATGTGTACGTGCAGCCGCCATCGCCGGTCGCGCGTCGACCAGAGGCCACAATCGATCCAGAAGTGGTGCGCCGCATTCGGCAGATGCCTGGGGTGGCCGATGTCTATGCGATTCGCCGCTTAGCGGTTATGACGGAACACGGGGAGGCCGAGTTAGGCGCTTTTGAGGTGAGTCCTGTCACGCCCCGCACGTTCCGTTTTAAGGAAGGCAATCCCTCTGCTATTTGGGCTCAGTTTGGCCAAGCCCCCCACGTTATTGTATCGGAACCATTCAGTTATCGTTTTGGGGTGCATGCTGGGGATACGTTGCAGTTGCTTACACCGCGTGGCTGGCAGCCTTTTGCTGTTGTTGGTGTTTTTTACGACTATGGCTCTGATGTCGGCGTAGTGCTCATGGAACGATCGGTTTACCGGAAGTACTTTGATGATGCAGCGGTTACAGGATTGGCGCTTTATGCTGCGCCAGGCGTGTCGGTCGATACGCTTGTAGTGCAACTGGCGCAGGCTACCGCCGATCGCCAGGTGTTGCTGATTCGCGCAAATCGGGCGTTGCGTGCCGCCTCGCTGGAGGTGTTTGATCGCACGTTTCAGGTCACCACTGTGCTTCGCTTGGTGACCATCTTGGTGGCCTTTATAGGCATTGTGGCAGCGTTGATGGCCATAGCGCTGGAGCGTGGGCGGGAGCTGGCCGTATTGCGTGCCTTAGGACTCATGCCGCAAGAGCTGCGGCGTCACGTGGTCCTGCATACAGCGCTTATAGGCGTGAGCGCTGGCTTGCTTGCACTGCCCTTGGGGATTGGGCTAGCAGCCGGCTTAATTTACGTGATCAATTGGCGTTCTTTTGGCTGGACGCTTCAACTGTTGGTGCCAGTGGAAGTGCTGCTTGAGGCGCTTGCACTAGCGCTTGGGGCAGCGCTTCTGGCAGGTATCTATCCAGCCTGGAAGATGGCCCGCCTGCAACCTGCCGAAGCGTTGCGTTATGCGTAG
- a CDS encoding lipocalin-like domain-containing protein, whose translation MRSYLLTLGLLLLLGTAAWWLRRDTMPTATRLTVAEALAGDTVGYARARAPRTFHFPEDHGPHPEFKTEWWYLTGHLRTAEDRSFGYQFTLFRIALAPPSEADTIAASAWRTRQLYMAHLALSDIAEGRFYAFERLSRGALGLAGATAQPFRVWLENWQLAQAGPEVFPWRLGASEGAVTLELTLTPLKPVVLQGNQGLDPKGPKPGNASYYYSISRLATTGMLRIGSQTYTVEGLSWLDREWSTSALGEDQVGWDWFALQLDHGYDLMWYRLRRRDGSESPWSRGALIDPEGRSLPLESGAVQLEVRDTWTSPHSQLTYPSAWHLRVPAQELELYIRPRLKDQELNVSVRYWEGAVAVEGQHRGQKVKGLGYVELTGYGEAALPGSP comes from the coding sequence ATGCGTAGTTACCTACTAACGCTTGGCTTGCTGCTGCTTTTGGGCACTGCAGCCTGGTGGCTCCGGCGCGATACCATGCCGACCGCGACGCGGCTGACGGTGGCCGAAGCACTGGCGGGAGATACGGTCGGCTATGCGCGGGCTCGAGCACCGCGCACGTTCCACTTTCCTGAGGACCACGGGCCACACCCTGAATTCAAAACCGAGTGGTGGTATCTGACCGGTCATCTGCGCACAGCGGAAGATCGCTCGTTCGGTTATCAGTTTACGCTATTTCGAATTGCTTTGGCCCCGCCCAGCGAGGCCGATACAATTGCTGCTTCTGCTTGGCGGACGCGCCAGCTGTACATGGCACACCTGGCGCTCAGCGATATTGCTGAGGGGCGCTTTTATGCCTTCGAGCGCTTAAGTCGAGGAGCGCTTGGGCTGGCTGGGGCTACAGCCCAGCCGTTTCGCGTCTGGCTCGAAAATTGGCAGCTGGCACAGGCTGGCCCTGAAGTGTTCCCCTGGCGTCTTGGAGCTTCCGAGGGAGCAGTAACCCTAGAGTTAACCCTGACGCCGCTGAAGCCTGTCGTGCTGCAGGGCAATCAAGGGTTAGATCCTAAAGGGCCAAAGCCGGGTAATGCCTCGTATTACTACTCAATTTCTCGGCTCGCAACAACAGGTATGCTGCGCATAGGCAGCCAAACGTATACCGTTGAAGGGTTAAGTTGGCTGGATCGCGAGTGGAGCACCAGTGCTTTAGGCGAGGATCAGGTCGGGTGGGATTGGTTTGCGTTGCAGCTCGACCATGGGTACGACCTGATGTGGTACCGGCTACGCCGCCGCGATGGCTCCGAAAGCCCCTGGTCGCGTGGAGCGCTGATTGATCCAGAGGGGCGGTCGCTCCCTCTGGAAAGTGGAGCTGTTCAGCTTGAAGTGCGCGATACCTGGACCAGTCCGCATAGCCAGCTTACCTATCCTTCAGCGTGGCACCTGCGCGTGCCTGCCCAAGAGCTGGAACTCTACATTAGGCCGCGCCTGAAGGACCAGGAGCTGAACGTGTCGGTGCGCTATTGGGAGGGAGCTGTAGCTGTTGAGGGACAGCATCGCGGGCAAAAAGTAAAAGGCTTAGGCTACGTCGAGCTGACCGGTTATGGCGAAGCTGCGCTGCCAGGTAGCCCTTAA
- a CDS encoding type I restriction enzyme HsdR N-terminal domain-containing protein produces the protein MLETLNFPQYTFSVQWRKGRPYLFDPLRQRWVRLTPEEWVRQHLAQHLVQALGYPAALIAFEAALTDQNRSRRADLIVYDRQGRPLLLAECKAPSVPITQAVVEQAGRYNRIVGAPYLVVTNGHVHYAWYIDPTSPSITPLAQLPTFAAMLQGD, from the coding sequence ATGCTAGAGACGCTCAACTTTCCGCAGTATACTTTTTCCGTGCAATGGCGTAAAGGGCGCCCTTACCTATTTGATCCACTGCGGCAACGGTGGGTGCGTCTGACGCCCGAGGAGTGGGTTCGCCAGCATTTGGCGCAGCATTTGGTACAAGCGCTAGGCTACCCTGCTGCCCTCATTGCTTTTGAGGCGGCGCTCACTGACCAAAACCGAAGCCGGCGGGCTGATCTTATTGTGTATGATCGGCAGGGTCGGCCGCTGCTGCTGGCCGAGTGCAAAGCTCCCTCGGTGCCCATCACGCAGGCCGTGGTTGAGCAAGCAGGTCGCTACAATCGCATCGTAGGGGCGCCCTACCTTGTGGTCACGAACGGCCACGTGCACTATGCCTGGTATATTGATCCGACCAGCCCGTCCATTACGCCCCTTGCGCAGCTTCCGACATTTGCTGCTATGCTTCAAGGCGATTAG
- the gyrA gene encoding DNA gyrase subunit A — protein MESEKPRIIPINIEEEMKSSYIDYSMSVIVSRALPDVRDGLKPVHRRVLYGMYELGLTANAPYKKSARIVGEVLGKYHPHGDAAVYETMVRMAQDFAMRYPLVDGQGNFGSIDGDSAAAMRYTEARLTRLAEEMLRDIEKDTVNFQDNFDGSLKEPVVLPSALPNLIVNGSDGIAVGMATKIPPHNLGETVDALVAMIDHPDISLEALMRYLPAPDFPTGGILYGYQGVQEAYATGRGRITIRARMHEEEVRPGRPALVITEIPYQVNKSNLIEKIAQLVRERRIEGISDIRDESDREGLRIVLELKKDAAPLVVQNQLYKFTPCQQTFGVNMVALVGGRPRTLTLRELMRHYLDHRHEVVTRRTRFELRKAEERAHILEGLKIALDHLDIVINIIRYSADPDEARQRLMEGVLPERLSPEERERLGLPLGQVSHFTLTEAQANAILALRLSRLTGLERQKIEEEYRALLQEIERLRSILASEPLRWQIIREELLALKQKYADPRRTEIDYGGKGDFALEDLIEDEQVVVTISHQGLIKRTPANVYRQQGRGGIGLKASGMREDDYIEHLFACKNHDYLLFFTDHGRCYWLRVYEIPEGGRTSLGRSIRNLIQIAPDDRVRAVLNIRKEDFEDPNFLRKHYVLMATRQGMVKKTALEAFSRPRTDGIIAIAFAEGDELVEASLTDGQAHVLLASSGGRVVRFEESDVRPTGRNTRGVRGITLKGEETLVGMVTVPPQAPLCILTLSAHGYGKRTPLEEYPVHRRGGQGVWTMKRTPRTGCLIAIKAVQDHDDLMIVTQNGQMIRLHVGQISRMGRHTQGVRLIQLRPGDAIADVTRLVTEVQADEAVAA, from the coding sequence ATGGAATCAGAAAAGCCTCGCATTATTCCTATCAATATTGAGGAGGAAATGAAATCCTCCTATATCGACTATTCGATGTCGGTAATTGTCAGCCGGGCATTGCCAGACGTACGCGACGGTCTTAAGCCAGTTCATCGTCGCGTGCTCTACGGCATGTACGAGCTTGGCCTGACGGCGAACGCTCCCTACAAAAAAAGCGCTCGCATTGTTGGCGAGGTGCTGGGTAAGTATCATCCGCACGGCGACGCAGCTGTTTACGAAACCATGGTACGCATGGCCCAGGATTTTGCCATGCGCTACCCACTGGTTGACGGCCAGGGCAATTTTGGCTCTATCGATGGGGATAGCGCTGCGGCAATGCGCTACACCGAAGCTCGCCTGACGCGGCTGGCCGAAGAAATGCTCCGCGACATTGAGAAAGATACCGTCAACTTCCAGGACAATTTTGACGGTTCGCTGAAAGAGCCCGTAGTGCTCCCCTCGGCGCTACCCAATCTGATCGTTAATGGGTCAGACGGCATTGCCGTAGGCATGGCCACCAAAATTCCCCCGCACAATTTAGGGGAGACGGTCGACGCTTTGGTAGCCATGATCGACCATCCGGACATTTCCCTTGAAGCGTTGATGCGCTATCTACCAGCGCCCGACTTTCCAACCGGTGGTATCCTCTACGGCTACCAAGGCGTGCAGGAAGCCTATGCTACAGGTCGGGGGCGCATTACGATTCGCGCCCGCATGCACGAAGAAGAAGTGCGGCCCGGACGCCCCGCTTTGGTGATCACGGAAATCCCTTACCAAGTCAACAAAAGCAACCTGATCGAAAAAATTGCGCAGCTGGTCCGGGAACGACGCATCGAGGGCATTAGCGACATTCGGGACGAGAGTGACCGCGAAGGGTTGCGCATCGTGCTGGAGTTAAAGAAGGATGCTGCGCCGCTGGTCGTGCAAAATCAACTCTACAAGTTTACCCCATGCCAGCAAACCTTTGGCGTTAACATGGTGGCGTTGGTCGGGGGGAGGCCGCGTACGCTTACGCTACGCGAGCTGATGCGCCACTATCTGGATCATCGCCATGAGGTTGTTACGCGCCGCACCCGCTTTGAGCTGCGCAAGGCCGAAGAACGCGCCCACATCCTTGAAGGGCTAAAGATTGCCTTAGACCACCTCGACATTGTCATCAACATCATTCGCTATTCGGCCGATCCCGATGAAGCCCGCCAGCGGCTCATGGAGGGCGTCTTGCCCGAACGACTCTCCCCTGAAGAGCGGGAACGCCTGGGATTGCCTTTGGGTCAAGTTTCCCATTTTACGCTTACCGAAGCGCAGGCCAATGCCATTTTGGCCTTACGCCTGAGCCGACTCACTGGCCTCGAACGTCAAAAAATCGAGGAAGAGTATCGGGCACTGCTTCAGGAAATCGAGCGCCTACGCAGCATCTTGGCCAGTGAGCCTCTCCGCTGGCAGATCATCCGTGAAGAGCTTTTGGCCCTGAAACAAAAGTATGCGGACCCGCGCCGCACTGAAATCGACTATGGTGGCAAAGGCGACTTTGCGTTAGAGGACCTGATCGAAGATGAGCAGGTTGTGGTTACGATCTCCCACCAAGGCCTTATCAAACGCACGCCGGCAAACGTTTACCGCCAGCAAGGACGTGGAGGTATAGGCCTAAAGGCCAGCGGCATGCGTGAAGACGACTATATCGAACATCTGTTTGCCTGCAAAAACCACGACTATCTGCTCTTTTTCACCGATCACGGCCGCTGCTACTGGCTGCGCGTCTACGAAATCCCAGAGGGCGGTCGCACCAGTCTAGGCCGTTCCATCCGCAATCTGATCCAGATTGCACCCGACGACCGCGTGCGGGCCGTCTTGAACATTCGCAAAGAGGACTTTGAAGACCCCAACTTCCTTCGCAAGCACTACGTGCTTATGGCAACGCGGCAGGGCATGGTGAAAAAGACAGCATTGGAAGCCTTTAGCCGGCCGCGTACCGATGGTATTATTGCCATCGCTTTTGCTGAAGGCGACGAGCTGGTCGAAGCCAGCCTTACCGACGGCCAAGCGCATGTGCTGCTGGCTTCTTCAGGTGGACGCGTGGTGCGCTTTGAAGAATCGGACGTCCGGCCTACAGGCCGCAATACACGCGGCGTGCGTGGCATCACGCTTAAGGGTGAGGAAACTCTTGTTGGCATGGTCACCGTCCCCCCTCAAGCGCCTTTGTGCATCCTCACGCTAAGCGCTCATGGCTATGGCAAGCGCACACCGCTGGAAGAGTATCCCGTACATCGCCGTGGTGGCCAGGGTGTCTGGACAATGAAACGCACACCACGCACAGGCTGCCTGATCGCAATCAAAGCCGTACAGGACCACGACGACCTGATGATCGTTACGCAAAACGGCCAGATGATCCGACTGCATGTGGGACAAATCAGCCGTATGGGCCGGCACACGCAGGGCGTGCGTCTTATTCAACTCAGACCTGGGGATGCGATTGCCGACGTAACGCGCCTGGTCACCGAAGTGCAGGCAGATGAAGCGGTCGCGGCGTAG
- a CDS encoding glycerophosphodiester phosphodiesterase family protein, with amino-acid sequence MRPMHVEIHGHRGARGLRPENTMPAFRLALALGVDALEMDVVLSGDGQVVVSHEPWFSATLCREPSGQPVRSYRRGNLYRMAYAEIARFDCGSRRHPRFPHQQPMPAAKPLLRDVLLASEAYVQALQRPPVRYSIEIKSRPDWEGRYHPDPETFVRHVMAVVMEVGVASRTMLLSFDHRVLQAAQRLFPGQALMLLVEDRKPFAAHLAALGFIPAAYGPHYRLVDEALVATVRAQGMRLVPWTVNHPREMQRLLRLGVDGLITDYPDRALALLQAHS; translated from the coding sequence ATGCGGCCTATGCATGTTGAAATTCACGGGCATCGTGGTGCACGCGGGCTGCGGCCAGAGAACACGATGCCGGCCTTTCGTTTGGCACTGGCGTTGGGCGTGGATGCGCTAGAGATGGACGTGGTGCTTTCGGGAGATGGGCAGGTGGTGGTGTCTCATGAGCCGTGGTTTTCGGCTACGTTGTGCCGTGAGCCGTCTGGACAGCCGGTGCGATCTTACCGGCGAGGTAACCTTTACCGGATGGCGTATGCCGAGATCGCTCGGTTTGATTGTGGTAGTCGGCGTCATCCACGCTTTCCACATCAGCAGCCCATGCCGGCTGCCAAGCCACTGCTGCGTGACGTTCTATTGGCTTCGGAGGCCTATGTCCAGGCGCTGCAACGGCCGCCCGTGCGCTACAGCATTGAAATCAAATCGCGTCCTGATTGGGAAGGTCGGTATCATCCTGACCCAGAGACGTTTGTGCGGCATGTGATGGCTGTAGTTATGGAGGTGGGTGTGGCCAGCCGCACGATGCTGCTTTCGTTCGACCATCGGGTGCTCCAGGCAGCGCAGCGGTTATTCCCTGGGCAGGCGCTTATGCTGCTTGTAGAAGACCGAAAGCCTTTTGCAGCGCATCTAGCCGCATTAGGTTTTATCCCAGCAGCCTACGGTCCCCACTATCGACTTGTAGATGAAGCATTGGTAGCAACCGTGCGGGCGCAAGGCATGCGCTTGGTGCCCTGGACGGTAAACCACCCGCGTGAAATGCAGCGTTTGCTTCGCTTAGGAGTGGATGGACTGATTACAGACTATCCTGACCGGGCCCTCGCCCTTTTGCAGGCGCACTCCTAG